A portion of the Flavobacterium magnum genome contains these proteins:
- a CDS encoding peptidylprolyl isomerase, protein MKMKKLLLGFFLTLNLAAVAQNSKKEVLFSIDDKPYYTDEFARVYKKNIDLVKDESQKDLNQYLDLFIGYKLKINKANKLGLQNNPKYQTELKSYRSQLAKNYLTDTKVTKELIQEAYNRSLKEIKASHILVMVDENASPEDTLKAYKQILDVRKKALDGQDFAALAEQFSQDPSAKENKGELGYFSVFRMIYPFESAAYKTEKGKISNIVRTRFGYHLIKVEDIRDNRGEVGVAHIMISNPSDPASAEKAKSTISDIYKKLQQGESFESLAQQFSDDKSSAAKGGNLGRFASGELSSEKFENVAFSLTKDKPISEPFQSEFGWHIVKLLDKFPVKTYDQMESELDSKIRKDERSRLITNSMNEKLRKKFPVRRDEKLYAQVSKAVTDDYYSSSWNAPKDVKDFEKPLFRIQDKPVAANTFLQFVNKRQKAPLELKPIGKAVGKLYEDFVDDQLNEYYNNDLEKEFPEFADVMEEYRDGLLLFDLMEKEIWEKSKTDTLGLQDFYSKHEQNYKWKKRYDVLIASSTNPDYAKKAQKMLEQGKSADFIKEKLNTKDAVNIMINEGVFEEGSDVLPKNITSQPGVVPTLQKGDYYFTAKVNKVIPEGTKKLDECKGKVINDYQQYLEENWVSDLKKEFSIKVNQDVFERVKKEIKS, encoded by the coding sequence ATGAAAATGAAAAAATTGCTTTTAGGGTTTTTCCTGACCCTGAATCTGGCCGCTGTGGCCCAAAACAGCAAAAAAGAAGTTCTGTTCTCTATCGATGACAAGCCCTACTATACTGATGAATTTGCCAGGGTGTACAAGAAAAACATCGATTTGGTGAAAGACGAGAGCCAGAAAGACCTGAACCAATATCTTGACCTGTTCATCGGCTACAAACTCAAGATCAACAAAGCCAACAAACTCGGCCTGCAAAACAATCCAAAATACCAAACCGAGCTCAAGTCCTACAGAAGCCAGCTCGCTAAGAATTACCTCACGGACACTAAAGTTACCAAAGAACTGATCCAGGAAGCCTACAACCGCTCACTCAAAGAGATTAAGGCGTCCCACATCCTGGTCATGGTGGACGAAAATGCAAGTCCGGAAGATACCCTGAAAGCCTATAAGCAAATTCTCGATGTACGCAAAAAGGCGCTGGATGGCCAGGATTTCGCGGCATTGGCCGAACAATTTTCACAAGACCCATCGGCTAAGGAAAACAAAGGTGAACTGGGTTACTTCTCCGTTTTCAGGATGATTTATCCCTTCGAATCCGCAGCGTACAAGACCGAAAAAGGCAAAATTTCAAACATCGTACGCACGCGTTTCGGCTACCATTTGATCAAGGTGGAAGACATCCGCGACAACCGCGGCGAAGTGGGTGTGGCGCACATCATGATCAGCAATCCTTCAGATCCTGCGTCGGCGGAGAAAGCCAAGTCGACGATTTCCGACATCTACAAAAAACTACAGCAGGGTGAAAGTTTTGAAAGCCTCGCCCAGCAATTTTCAGACGACAAGTCTTCCGCTGCGAAAGGCGGCAACCTGGGCCGTTTTGCTTCAGGCGAACTGAGTTCCGAAAAATTTGAGAATGTTGCCTTCTCTTTAACCAAGGATAAACCCATTTCCGAGCCATTCCAATCTGAATTCGGCTGGCACATCGTGAAGCTGCTCGACAAGTTTCCTGTAAAAACCTACGACCAGATGGAATCCGAACTGGACAGCAAAATCAGGAAAGACGAGCGTTCGAGGCTTATCACGAACTCTATGAATGAAAAGCTTCGCAAGAAGTTTCCCGTCAGGCGCGACGAAAAACTGTACGCGCAGGTTTCAAAGGCGGTTACAGATGATTACTACAGCAGCAGCTGGAATGCCCCGAAAGACGTAAAGGATTTTGAGAAGCCGCTTTTCAGGATACAGGACAAGCCCGTCGCGGCCAATACTTTTCTGCAGTTCGTGAACAAAAGACAGAAAGCGCCGTTGGAGCTCAAGCCCATCGGTAAAGCGGTTGGAAAGCTTTATGAGGATTTTGTGGATGACCAGCTTAATGAATATTACAACAACGATCTGGAGAAAGAATTCCCGGAATTTGCGGACGTGATGGAAGAGTACCGCGACGGACTGCTGTTGTTTGACCTCATGGAAAAGGAAATCTGGGAGAAGTCGAAAACGGATACCTTAGGGTTGCAGGATTTTTACAGCAAGCATGAGCAAAATTATAAGTGGAAGAAAAGATATGATGTGCTGATCGCTTCGTCAACCAATCCGGATTATGCCAAAAAAGCACAGAAAATGCTCGAACAGGGCAAATCGGCTGACTTTATCAAAGAGAAACTCAATACGAAAGATGCGGTAAACATCATGATTAATGAAGGGGTGTTTGAGGAAGGCAGTGATGTATTGCCCAAGAACATCACCTCACAGCCCGGTGTTGTCCCTACATTGCAGAAAGGCGACTATTATTTTACAGCCAAAGTCAACAAGGTGATTCCCGAAGGCACCAAGAAACTCGACGAATGCAAGGGCAAGGTGATTAACGATTACCAGCAGTATCTTGAAGAAAACTGGGTTTCTGATTTGAAGAAGGAATTCAGCATCAAGGTGAACCAGGATGTTTTTGAACGCGTCAAGAAAGAGATAAAATCTTAA
- a CDS encoding OmpA family protein: MKKSILFILLLVNFGAVNMYSQKTSLKKAEKKYDNYAYVDAIKIYETIAKKGYKDEKMFQRLGNAYYFNSEFEKAEGAYRELFTMNPEQKEEYYYRYAQSLKSVGKYTEAEQMMVKFNEKSGNDKRAMLFKDNRNYLEVIKLNSKRFYIEDAGINSEYSDYGSSMVGNKLVFATTRDTGGVVKRRHKWNNKAFSNLYDSEVQQDFDAVLGKPSKFSKEVNTKFHESTPVFTKDGKTMYFTRNNFNRGRQGENRFDIILLKIYKATLEGDKWTNVVELPFDNDEYSCAHPALSADERTLYFASDMPGSFGESDLYKVAINEDGSFGTPVNLGASINTPGKESFPYVTDEDELYFASDGHPGLGGLDIFVAKIRKDGVFRNIQNLGQPLNSRKDDFAYLLDTKTRTGYFTSNREGGKGFDDIYKFTELRKLNCEQILEGVVTDSETNQPIADAQVVLYDSEMEKITTVNTDSEGKYSFGPVDCDSKYYIRADKTDYETNETPFLAPKQNGNTYLPLTLKKRIVKIEPGVDLAERGVLDIPTIYFNLDKWNIRKDAAFELEKVLAVMNQYPTMKIDVRSHTDSRATYKYNMALSEKRAKSTIEWLVRNGIDASRLTGRGYGETQLVNKCADGVKCTEAEHQMNRRSQFIVVEF; encoded by the coding sequence ATGAAAAAATCAATATTATTCATCCTACTATTAGTGAATTTCGGTGCAGTAAACATGTATTCACAAAAGACTTCGCTGAAGAAAGCGGAGAAGAAATACGACAATTACGCTTACGTGGATGCGATCAAAATTTACGAGACCATCGCCAAGAAAGGATACAAGGACGAAAAGATGTTCCAGCGATTGGGCAATGCGTATTATTTCAATTCAGAGTTCGAAAAGGCTGAAGGTGCCTACCGCGAGCTCTTTACAATGAATCCGGAGCAAAAGGAAGAATATTATTATCGCTATGCCCAGTCATTGAAGTCGGTTGGCAAATACACCGAGGCTGAGCAGATGATGGTCAAGTTCAACGAGAAATCAGGAAACGACAAACGGGCGATGCTGTTTAAAGACAACCGGAACTATCTTGAGGTCATCAAGTTGAATTCCAAAAGGTTTTACATTGAGGATGCCGGAATCAATTCAGAATATTCTGACTACGGCAGCTCCATGGTAGGCAACAAGCTAGTGTTTGCGACGACACGCGACACGGGAGGGGTTGTCAAAAGAAGGCACAAATGGAACAACAAGGCGTTTAGCAATCTGTACGATTCAGAAGTACAACAGGACTTCGATGCCGTGCTGGGAAAACCGTCCAAGTTCTCTAAAGAAGTGAACACCAAATTCCATGAATCGACTCCGGTTTTTACGAAAGATGGAAAGACCATGTATTTCACACGAAACAACTTCAACCGCGGACGGCAGGGCGAAAACCGTTTCGACATCATCCTGCTGAAAATATACAAAGCCACGCTCGAAGGAGACAAATGGACTAACGTCGTGGAACTCCCTTTTGACAACGACGAGTACAGTTGCGCGCACCCGGCGCTCAGCGCTGACGAGCGGACATTGTACTTTGCCTCCGATATGCCGGGCTCGTTCGGTGAATCGGATTTGTATAAAGTGGCTATCAATGAGGACGGTTCGTTCGGAACGCCGGTTAACCTGGGCGCTTCGATTAATACGCCGGGCAAGGAGTCGTTTCCTTATGTGACCGATGAAGACGAGTTGTATTTCGCTTCTGACGGTCATCCGGGCTTGGGTGGACTTGATATTTTTGTGGCAAAAATCCGCAAAGACGGCGTGTTCCGGAACATCCAGAACCTGGGACAACCCCTCAACAGCCGTAAGGACGATTTCGCCTATTTACTTGATACCAAGACCAGGACAGGGTATTTCACCTCAAATCGCGAAGGAGGGAAAGGTTTCGACGATATTTACAAATTCACGGAATTGCGTAAACTCAACTGTGAACAGATCCTCGAAGGCGTGGTGACTGATTCGGAAACCAACCAACCCATTGCCGACGCACAGGTCGTATTGTATGATTCTGAAATGGAAAAAATCACAACAGTCAATACCGACAGCGAAGGCAAGTATTCCTTTGGCCCGGTCGATTGTGACAGCAAATATTACATCAGGGCAGATAAAACGGATTATGAGACGAACGAGACCCCGTTTCTTGCGCCAAAGCAAAACGGAAACACTTATCTTCCGTTGACACTCAAGAAACGCATCGTCAAAATCGAGCCGGGAGTCGACCTTGCAGAACGCGGTGTGCTTGACATCCCGACCATCTACTTCAACCTCGACAAATGGAACATCCGCAAAGATGCTGCTTTCGAGCTCGAGAAGGTACTCGCAGTGATGAACCAGTATCCGACAATGAAAATTGACGTGCGGTCGCATACTGACAGCCGTGCCACGTATAAATACAATATGGCACTGTCAGAGAAAAGGGCCAAGTCGACCATTGAGTGGCTTGTCAGAAATGGTATCGATGCATCACGCCTTACCGGTCGCGGATATGGTGAAACACAACTCGTCAACAAATGTGCCGATGGGGTAAAATGTACCGAAGCCGAGCATCAGATGAACAGGCGAAGCCAATTCATCGTGGTTGAATTTTAA
- a CDS encoding PorP/SprF family type IX secretion system membrane protein, translating to MRTKFLFFALMLISGMYAQQDAQFTQYMYNTVNVNPAYAGSRGVMSAFVLHRTQWVGLDGAPVTNTASIHTPIEGSKIGLGVSVINDRIGISDENDISADISYTIKTSEEWKLSFGLKATANLLSVDFSRLTLRNPGDYAISQQDNIDNRFTPNIGAGIYYHSDKTYIGVSIPHFLETSHYEDNTSSVASEKMHFFLIAGRVFDLSESVKFKPALLTKMVKGAPLQVDVSGNFLINDKLNLGLAYRWDAALSAMVGFQINDSFFLGYGYDLETTKLANYNSGSHEVFLRYELFRNYEKIISPRFF from the coding sequence ATGAGAACTAAATTTTTATTTTTTGCCTTAATGTTAATCAGTGGAATGTATGCCCAACAGGATGCACAGTTCACGCAGTATATGTACAATACGGTTAACGTCAATCCAGCATACGCTGGTTCAAGAGGTGTAATGAGTGCTTTCGTGCTGCACAGGACACAATGGGTCGGTTTGGACGGGGCACCGGTTACCAATACCGCATCCATACACACTCCCATTGAAGGCAGTAAAATCGGGTTAGGGGTTTCAGTGATCAACGACAGGATCGGTATTTCGGATGAAAACGACATTTCCGCCGATATTTCCTATACCATCAAGACATCGGAGGAATGGAAGCTGTCTTTCGGTCTGAAAGCCACCGCCAATCTCCTCAGCGTGGATTTCAGCAGGCTTACGTTAAGGAATCCGGGTGATTACGCGATCAGCCAGCAGGACAACATCGACAACCGCTTCACGCCAAACATCGGTGCGGGTATTTACTACCATTCCGATAAGACCTATATCGGGGTGTCGATTCCGCATTTTTTGGAAACCAGCCATTATGAAGACAACACGAGCTCTGTCGCCAGTGAGAAGATGCACTTTTTCCTGATTGCCGGCCGCGTGTTTGACCTGAGTGAAAGCGTAAAATTCAAGCCCGCTTTGCTTACCAAAATGGTTAAAGGTGCGCCGTTGCAGGTTGACGTTTCAGGGAATTTCCTGATCAACGACAAGCTCAATCTTGGTCTAGCATACCGTTGGGACGCTGCGCTCAGCGCCATGGTCGGATTCCAGATCAACGATTCGTTCTTCCTGGGCTATGGTTACGATCTTGAGACCACAAAACTGGCCAACTACAATTCCGGATCGCATGAAGTATTCCTGAGGTATGAATTGTTCAGGAATTACGAAAAAATTATTTCCCCAAGATTCTTCTAA
- a CDS encoding OmpA family protein has protein sequence MTAPRSKLLLLLAVFFYVHAYPQKAKLAAADKKYEQYSYIDAIAIYEQVAKKGYKSVELFEKLGNAYYFNSEFEKAAIWYNELFSLNQDVEPEYYFRFSQSLKSIGSYDRASEMMAIFSSKSANDSRAKIYVSNTDYLEKIKENSGRFNIKNAGLNSPQSDYGAAFFGDDLVFTTARDTGGPFVRKMKWSNQAFSNLYASKAKVDGSMAKPEKFTNILNSKFNEASAVFTKDQKTMYFTRNNYTDGKKGRSKDRRTLLKLYRATFDEIEWIDVEELDFNSDQFSCAHPALSPNDRVLYFASDMPGGYGQSDLYKINVYTDGTFGKPENLGPKINTEGKETFPFVSDDNELYFSSDGHPGLGGLDVFVSKITDDGEQEEVLNLGEPLNSGHDDFAFMIDSKSRNGFFSSNRPGGLGSDDIYRFTETRKITCEQVLEGYVTDEETGDFLGNAQVVLLDSNFNIIKEMYAGELGNYQFNVLCDRTYYLRASKLKHETREVDVMIPKEYGKTTVNIALGKRNLKFAKGDDVAPKLGIRMIYFDLDKSDIRPEAAVELQKVLVLMQANPKLKIDIRSHTDSRQTKKYNLRLSERRAKATMNWLIRQGIAASRLTAKGYGESQLINKCRDGVECTEAEHQQNRRSQFIVTDM, from the coding sequence ATGACCGCCCCCCGATCTAAATTGTTGCTGTTGCTCGCCGTTTTTTTTTATGTCCACGCTTACCCGCAAAAGGCGAAGCTTGCCGCCGCAGATAAGAAATACGAGCAATATTCCTACATCGACGCGATTGCTATTTATGAACAGGTCGCAAAGAAAGGTTATAAATCGGTGGAACTTTTCGAAAAACTGGGCAATGCATATTATTTCAATTCAGAATTTGAAAAGGCTGCGATTTGGTATAACGAACTTTTCAGCCTCAACCAAGACGTGGAGCCTGAATATTACTTCCGTTTTTCGCAATCACTGAAATCGATTGGGAGTTACGACCGGGCCAGCGAGATGATGGCTATTTTCTCATCGAAATCAGCGAACGACTCGAGGGCAAAAATTTACGTTTCCAATACGGATTATCTTGAAAAGATAAAGGAAAATTCCGGTCGGTTCAATATCAAAAACGCCGGACTCAACTCGCCACAGTCCGATTACGGCGCCGCTTTTTTCGGCGATGATCTCGTATTTACCACCGCACGGGATACCGGTGGGCCATTTGTACGAAAGATGAAATGGTCCAATCAGGCGTTCAGTAATTTGTATGCGTCGAAGGCGAAAGTCGACGGCAGCATGGCCAAACCTGAAAAATTCACCAACATCCTGAACTCGAAATTCAACGAGGCATCGGCGGTTTTTACCAAAGACCAGAAAACAATGTACTTTACACGCAACAATTACACGGACGGTAAGAAGGGGCGGAGTAAGGACCGGCGCACATTGCTCAAATTATACCGCGCCACTTTTGATGAGATCGAATGGATTGATGTGGAGGAACTCGATTTTAACAGCGACCAGTTCAGCTGTGCACACCCTGCGTTGAGCCCCAATGACCGCGTCCTGTATTTTGCTTCGGATATGCCGGGCGGCTACGGGCAAAGTGACCTGTATAAAATCAATGTCTACACGGATGGGACGTTCGGCAAACCCGAGAATCTTGGCCCCAAAATTAACACCGAAGGTAAGGAGACTTTTCCATTCGTATCAGATGATAATGAGCTCTACTTCTCGTCTGATGGGCATCCGGGTCTGGGTGGTCTCGACGTTTTCGTGTCGAAAATCACAGACGACGGCGAACAGGAAGAGGTACTCAACCTTGGCGAACCGCTGAATTCGGGTCATGATGATTTTGCGTTTATGATAGACAGCAAAAGCCGAAACGGATTTTTTAGCTCCAATCGCCCCGGAGGCTTGGGCTCCGACGACATCTACCGATTTACGGAAACCCGAAAGATTACCTGTGAGCAGGTCCTGGAAGGCTATGTAACGGATGAGGAAACGGGCGATTTCTTAGGAAATGCACAGGTAGTGTTGCTCGATTCCAATTTCAATATCATCAAGGAAATGTACGCAGGCGAATTGGGGAATTATCAGTTCAACGTACTTTGCGACCGGACTTACTATCTTCGGGCAAGTAAACTCAAACACGAAACCCGTGAAGTCGACGTAATGATACCGAAGGAATACGGGAAAACTACCGTGAATATCGCACTCGGGAAACGAAACCTGAAATTTGCCAAAGGCGATGATGTAGCCCCGAAACTGGGCATCCGCATGATTTATTTCGATTTGGATAAATCGGACATCCGACCGGAAGCCGCGGTGGAACTGCAAAAGGTGCTGGTGCTGATGCAGGCCAATCCGAAATTGAAAATCGACATTCGTTCGCATACGGACAGCCGTCAGACTAAGAAATACAACCTCAGGTTGTCTGAACGCCGCGCCAAAGCCACAATGAATTGGCTCATCAGGCAGGGCATAGCCGCGAGCAGGCTAACCGCGAAGGGTTACGGCGAATCACAGCTTATTAACAAATGCAGGGACGGTGTGGAATGTACTGAAGCAGAGCACCAGCAAAACCGAAGGAGCCAATTCATAGTTACAGATATGTAA